Proteins encoded in a region of the Pocillopora verrucosa isolate sample1 chromosome 11, ASM3666991v2, whole genome shotgun sequence genome:
- the LOC131780516 gene encoding uncharacterized protein gives MQISARFTLILVVAVAFLIESHGALPNIGRCTFMEYYCAVRKCVTLFYKELQKDPKGDCFAKFDQMKDCVVKVMKYCANSLPDSTIRRIVDDSFPSKECSEGPALISSSSAASPLCSSSFVTKANACGRTFRQIFVADKSNSSLCAEEAKRKKCVNNLIDSDCTFSSADREVLDLGLADYNPFCANNRDPGATGNDQCYGVTDIPSGMNAAAGIKPGVIQALLLVFMSICFFFNY, from the exons ATGCAGATCTCTGCGCGTTTCACTTTAATTCTCGTCGTGGCCGTGG CGTTTCTCATTGAAAGTCATGGGGCACTCCCTAACATTGGCCGATGTACTTTCATGGAGTACTATTGTGCTGTTCGAAAATGCGTCACATTATTCTATAAAGAACTACAAAAGGACCCCAAAGGAGACTGTTT tgctAAGTTCGACCAAATGAAAGACTGTGTGGTGAAGGTGATGAAGTATTGTGCGAACTCACTGCCGGATAGCACCATCAGAAGAATTGTAGACGACAGTTTTCCCAGCAAAGAATGTTCTGAAGGCCCCGCTCTAATATCATCTTCGTCAGCGGCATCACCGCTTTGTTCCAGCTCTTTCGTCACTAAAGCAAACGCCTGTGGAAGGACCTTCCGGCAAATATTCGTCGCGGACAAATCGAATTCCTCTCTTTGCGC GGAGGAAGCCAAGCGGAAGAAGTGTGTGAATAATCTGATTGATTCTGACTGCACCTTTTCCTCTGCTGACCGGGAAGTGTTGGACTTGGGGCTTGCTGACTACAATCCTTTCTGCGCAAACAATCGGGACCCTGGGGCGACCGGAAATGATCAGTGTTATGGCGTGACAGACATCCCCTCCGGCATGAATGCAGCCGCTGGCATTAAACCCGGTGTAATACAGGCGCTGTTGTTAGTTTTCATgtccatttgtttctttttcaactatTAA